From Danio rerio strain Tuebingen ecotype United States chromosome 7, GRCz12tu, whole genome shotgun sequence, the proteins below share one genomic window:
- the si:ch211-225k7.6 gene encoding uncharacterized protein LOC558654 precursor, which translates to MAQTLYFPLLLIALCSISECVQRQYHFINENKTWTEAQRYCREKYTDLATVDNMNDTIQLNKSVNDVRLWIGLQRKWQWSSGDPELFLNWESGQPDGKDECAFMRHGKWHDGKCSDTWFVICYNMSRGLVFVNQTMNWRAAQSYCRQNHIDLVSVRNQNESQQLEKFINDSIPSRSDVWIGLFRDWQWSDQSNYSFSYWNTNEPNNYGNNENCTVLKENTNGHWADISCDCQFPFVCHEDKLIVIQQNLSWSEALRYCRQNHVDLVSVQSVEMQYKVMNVVKLASTGAVWLGLRHSCALGIWFWVSGQTVCYQNWAPGNGTSEEDCEPTVRSGAVQSGGDQTWISRPETDRLNFICRNY; encoded by the exons ATGGCTCAGACCCTATATTTCCCTCTTCTCCTCATTG CTCTCTGCTCCATATCTGAATGTGTTCAGCGTCAGTATCACTTTATAAATGAGAACAAGACCTGGACTGAAGCTCAGAGATACTGCAGAGAGAAATACACAGATCTGGCCACTGTTGACAACATGAACGACACGATCCAGCTGAACAAGAGTGTGAATGATGTACGTCTCTGGATTGGTCTGCAGAGGAAATGGCAGTGGTCTTCAGGTGATCCTGAACTCTTTTTGAACTGGGAATCTGGACAACCAGATGGCAAAGATGAGTGTGCTTTTATGAGACATGGAAAGTGgcatgatgggaaatgtagtgacACCTGGTTCGTCATATGCTACAACA tGAGCAGAGGACTGGTGTTTGTTAATCAGACGATGAACTGGAGAGCTGCTCAGAGTTACTGCAGACAGAATCACATTGATCTGGTCAGTGTGAGGAACCAGAATGAGAGTCAACAGCTGGAGAAGTTCATTAATGACAGTATTCCATCTAGATCTGATGTCTGGATCGGTCTGTTCAGAGACTGGCAGTGGTCAGATCAGAGCAACTATTCATTCAGTTACTGGAATACTAATGAACCAAATAACTATGGAAATAATGAAAACTGTACAGTGCTGAAGGAGAACACTAATGGACATTGGGCAGACATCTCTTGTGACTGCCAGTTTCCTTTTGTGTGTCATGAAG ATAAACTGATTGTGATCCAGCAGAATCTGTCGTGGTCTGAAGCTCTGAGATACTGCAGACAGAATCATGTGGATCTGGTCTCGGTTCAGTCAGTGGAGATGCAGTATAAGGTGATGAACGTGGTTAAACTGGCGTCTACTGGGGCGGTGTGGTTGGGTTTACGTCACTCCTGTGCTTTGGGCATCTGGTTCTGGGTGAGTGGACAGACCGTGTGCTATCAGAACTGGGCTCCAGGGAACGGCACATCAGAGGAGGACTGTGAGCCCACAGTGAGATCTGGAGCAGTTCAGTCTGGAGGAGATCAGACCTGGATCAGCCGTCCTGAAACTGACCGACTCAACTTCATCTGCAGGAATTATTAA